A genomic segment from Triticum dicoccoides isolate Atlit2015 ecotype Zavitan chromosome 1A, WEW_v2.0, whole genome shotgun sequence encodes:
- the LOC119365429 gene encoding coleoptile phototropism protein 1-like, producing MNPPSPTQCSSSPSPRATVEPTGAHYSSPDPRRSSTAAGTPPRGASDDACVAISDVDAFARTIAAIRSKPQAAAAASPSSDHLASVLSHYAARWLPDVAASSPSGRFQLPPESPTATWLKKRLLLESLVAALPPDDAAGEDRDDGIACDFLLRLLRAGSMVGADAALLGDLEARAARRLDQASLGAVMIPAFGLQGLGNGTAARDRHHPTTTLLDVPLVLRLVRGFLREGAKAGGGGAAAARVAKLVDAYLSEAALEAGLRPAEFEELARAVPAYARAADDGLYRAVDTYLKAHPHASKEERRSLCRLIDARKLSTEAAAHAVQNDRLPVRCVVQVLFSEHGSKLSRLADWSGSFRSLQNRSPGALDLTSSSSAAAARCPSKREVVSQHHELRRLREDVSRLQVQCHALQAQVERLSSDRRRRGLFKWGAFLFGGGGGADAARVDDSDSGMERTPLSGSKKARAAAAARLTPATGTPTVARWRRSHS from the exons ATGAACCCTCCGTCGCCAACCCAATGCTCCAGCTCTCCGTCCCCGCGCGCCACCGTCGAGCCTACCGGCGCCCATTATTCCTCGCCGGACCCAAGGCGCTCCTCCACCGCCGCGGGCACGCCCCCGCGTGGCGCCAGCGACGACGCGTGCGTCGCCATCAGTGACGTCGACGCCTTCGCGCGCACCATCGCCGCCATCCGGTCCAAgccccaggcggcggcggcggcctcgccCTCCTCCGACCACCTCGCCTCCGTGCTGTCCCACTACGCGGCCAGGTGGCTCCCGGATGTTGCCGCGTCGTCCCCCTCGGGGCGCTTCCAGCTGCCCCCGGAGAGCCCCACCGCCACGTGGCTCAAGAAGCGGCTCCTGCTCGAGTCCCTCGTCGCCGCGCTCCCGCCCGACGACGCCGCCGGCGAAGACAGGGACGACGGCATCGCGTGCgacttcctcctccgcctgctccgcGCCGGGAGCATGGTGGGCGCCGACGCGGCGCTGCTGGGAGACCTCGAGGCCCGCGCGGCGCGGCGTCTCGACCAGGCGTCTCTCGGCGCCGTCATGATCCCAGCGTTCGGCCTGCAGGGCCTCGGCAACGGCACCGCCGCCCGCGATCGCCACCACCCGACGACGACGCTGCTGGACGTGCCCCTAGTGCTTCGTCTGGTGCGCGGGTTCCTGCGGGAGGGCGccaaggcgggcggcggcggcgcggcggccgccaGGGTGGCGAAGCTGGTGGACGCGTACCTCTCCGAGGCGGCGCTGGAGGCCGGGCTGCGGCCGGCGGAGTTCGAGGAGCTCGCGCGCGCCGTGCCCGCGTACGCCCGCGCCGCCGACGACGGGCTGTACCGCGCCGTGGACACCTACCTTAAG GCGCACCCGCACgccagcaaggaggagcggcggtcGCTGTGCCGGCTGATCGACGCGCGCAAGCtgtcgacggaggcggcggcgcacgcCGTGCAGAACGACCGCCTTCCGGTGCGCTGCGTGGTGCAGGTGCTCTTCTCCGAGCACGGCAGCAAGCTCAGCCGCCTCGCCGACTGGAGCGGCTCCTTCCGCTCCCTGCAGAACAGGAGCCCCGGCGCCCTTGATCTCACCTCctcctcgtccgccgccgccgcccggtgccCGTCCAAACGCGAGGTCGTCTCGCAGCACCACGAGCTCCGTCGCCTCCGCGAGGACGTCTCTCGGCTCCAG GTGCAATGCCACGCGCTGCAGGCGCAGGTGGAGCGGCTGAGCTCCGACAGGCGGCGGCGGGGGCTGTTCAAGTGGGGAGCGTTCCtgttcggtggcggcggcggcgcggacgccGCGAGGGTGGATGACTCCGACAGCGGCATGGAAAGGACGCCGCTCAGCGGGTCCAAGAAGGCCCGCGCTGCCGCTGCCGCCAGGTTGACGCCCGCGACGGGCACGCCCACCGTGGCGAGGTGGCGCAGGTCGCACTCGTGA